From Caldicellulosiruptor hydrothermalis 108, a single genomic window includes:
- a CDS encoding aliphatic sulfonate ABC transporter substrate-binding protein, whose translation MKIKRYYKMVALLILPVVLLFLLSGCYARKEDKKMKVRIAFFPNITHAQALVGKELGIFQKRIGKDVKVEYKVFNAGPAEIEAFLADEVDIGYIGPIPAINGFAKTNGEIKIIAGATNGGMMLVSRRNLNIKSLDDLKGKKIAVPQYGNTQDIVLRLLLSKAGLKDTTKGGNVEIIQAENPDIKTLLDRNQIDAALVPEPWGTRLKKEVNSNVVLDSSQIRRYIDIPTTVIITTTKFLKEHSDIVEKFLIAHLEVTDFIEKNPEKSYEIINNQISEITSKPLPADILKDSFKNIKLSSEIQRESLEKAIESYFELGYLREKPNIEELVNTEILDRIKNKEVY comes from the coding sequence ATGAAAATAAAAAGATATTATAAAATGGTTGCTTTATTAATATTGCCAGTTGTGTTGTTATTTCTCCTTTCAGGATGCTATGCAAGAAAAGAAGATAAAAAAATGAAGGTAAGAATTGCATTTTTCCCTAACATAACTCATGCCCAAGCATTGGTAGGGAAAGAGCTTGGTATTTTCCAAAAGAGAATAGGCAAGGATGTAAAAGTTGAATATAAGGTTTTCAATGCAGGTCCGGCTGAGATAGAAGCGTTTTTAGCAGATGAGGTTGACATAGGTTATATTGGACCTATACCTGCTATTAACGGATTTGCAAAGACAAATGGAGAAATAAAGATTATTGCAGGAGCTACAAATGGAGGAATGATGCTGGTTTCAAGACGCAATTTGAATATAAAGAGTTTAGATGACTTAAAAGGTAAGAAAATTGCAGTTCCTCAATATGGGAATACTCAGGATATTGTGTTAAGGTTATTACTAAGTAAAGCTGGACTTAAAGATACTACTAAAGGTGGAAATGTTGAAATTATTCAGGCTGAAAATCCAGATATTAAAACTTTGCTTGATAGAAATCAGATAGATGCTGCACTGGTTCCTGAGCCTTGGGGAACAAGGTTGAAAAAAGAAGTAAATAGCAATGTTGTACTTGACAGTAGTCAAATAAGGCGATACATAGATATTCCTACAACAGTAATTATTACTACCACAAAGTTTTTAAAAGAGCATTCTGATATTGTAGAAAAATTTCTCATAGCGCATCTTGAGGTAACAGACTTTATTGAAAAAAATCCTGAAAAATCATATGAAATAATAAATAACCAAATTTCTGAGATAACTTCTAAGCCGCTGCCGGCAGACATCCTAAAAGACTCCTTCAAAAATATCAAACTTTCAAGCGAAATACAAAGAGAATCCTTAGAAAAAGCAATTGAGTCATATTTTGAGTTGGGATATTTAAGAGAAAAGCCAAATATAGAAGAGTTAGTAAACACAGAAATTTTAGATAGAATTAAGAACAAAGAGGTGTATTAA
- a CDS encoding 5'-methylthioadenosine/S-adenosylhomocysteine nucleosidase family protein — protein sequence MIYLITAFYSEAKALIDHFGLKKLYEPSKFQIFSGDEILLIVSGEGILQAAIATTFALTKFGASDRCIALNIGICGAKEKKLSKGDVLLCNKIINHHSKKTFYPDILITHQMKEASLESFLHPVKKDTFFGEIEGDIVDMEGAGFFEAASSFLAPHNVQCIKIVYDFLAYEKIEPQEVTILVKQCMPFIENFINTLVDLNLKFCTNIFEEEKLRQIIEKLKSSLRLTASITFQLEKLLKSYIIRHENLPEEISEFFNVNVNSKKEGKQYFEKLKKLLIS from the coding sequence ATGATATACCTCATCACTGCCTTTTATTCTGAAGCCAAGGCTTTGATAGATCACTTCGGACTCAAGAAATTATACGAACCATCAAAATTTCAAATTTTTTCTGGCGATGAAATTCTTCTTATAGTGAGCGGAGAGGGAATTTTACAAGCTGCAATAGCAACCACATTTGCTTTGACAAAGTTTGGAGCAAGTGATAGATGTATAGCCTTGAATATTGGTATTTGTGGTGCAAAGGAAAAAAAACTTTCAAAAGGTGATGTGCTTTTGTGTAACAAGATAATAAACCATCACTCAAAAAAGACATTTTACCCCGATATTCTGATAACTCACCAAATGAAAGAAGCCTCACTTGAGAGTTTTTTGCATCCTGTAAAAAAAGATACCTTCTTTGGTGAGATTGAAGGGGATATAGTTGATATGGAAGGAGCAGGATTTTTTGAAGCAGCCTCAAGCTTTTTAGCCCCTCACAATGTTCAATGCATTAAAATTGTTTATGATTTTTTGGCATATGAGAAGATAGAACCGCAAGAAGTTACAATTCTTGTAAAACAATGTATGCCTTTTATAGAAAATTTTATAAATACTCTTGTTGATTTAAATCTTAAATTTTGTACCAATATTTTCGAAGAAGAAAAGCTAAGACAAATTATCGAAAAGCTTAAAAGCAGTCTGCGTCTTACTGCTTCTATAACATTTCAACTTGAGAAATTGTTAAAGAGCTATATAATAAGGCATGAAAATCTGCCAGAGGAAATCTCAGAATTTTTCAATGTAAATGTAAACTCAAAAAAGGAGGGCAAGCAATACTTTGAAAAACTCAAAAAACTCCTTATTAGCTAA
- a CDS encoding SPL family radical SAM protein, with protein sequence MKNSKNSLLAKHFSHIYIEKEIISHPITKIILDKFPNSVLVEIDNYKEVFSRPRQNYKLQEISKKLILAKKKGEFLYPGPPLCHDFGYNHFYYTSLIFNCIFSCDYCFLKGMYPSANIVIFVNIEDYFEEIDSVLKRHPLYLSVSYDTDIMALEKIVPFFSMFIEYATSRKDLTIEIRTKTADYEVLQSLKPSENVILAWTLSPQEIIEKFEHKTPSLSARLDAIKKAIENEWKVRLCFDPLLFTKNWDEIYLKFLNQVFEEVEPSKIVDISVGVFRIPKDYLKRMKRVFINEITLFPYEEDQNVCTYPYDLKKEMMDVFLSNLRKFVHQSKIFVI encoded by the coding sequence TTGAAAAACTCAAAAAACTCCTTATTAGCTAAACATTTTTCTCATATATACATTGAGAAAGAGATTATTTCCCATCCGATTACAAAAATAATTTTAGATAAATTCCCTAACTCTGTTCTAGTAGAAATAGATAACTACAAAGAAGTTTTCTCAAGACCAAGACAAAATTATAAACTTCAAGAGATTAGTAAAAAACTAATACTTGCTAAAAAGAAGGGTGAATTTCTATACCCTGGTCCTCCCCTGTGCCATGATTTTGGATACAATCATTTTTATTATACCAGTCTCATTTTTAATTGCATCTTCAGCTGTGACTATTGTTTCTTGAAAGGAATGTACCCTTCTGCTAATATAGTAATATTTGTTAATATAGAAGACTATTTTGAAGAGATTGACTCGGTTTTAAAAAGACATCCCCTGTACCTATCAGTGTCTTATGACACTGACATTATGGCATTAGAAAAAATTGTACCCTTTTTCAGCATGTTTATTGAATATGCAACTTCAAGAAAAGATTTAACAATTGAAATCAGGACAAAGACTGCAGACTATGAAGTTCTGCAAAGTCTAAAACCATCTGAGAACGTAATTTTAGCATGGACCTTATCACCCCAAGAAATTATAGAAAAGTTTGAGCATAAAACCCCAAGTTTGTCTGCAAGGCTTGATGCAATCAAAAAGGCTATAGAAAACGAGTGGAAAGTAAGACTTTGTTTTGACCCTCTTCTGTTTACTAAAAATTGGGATGAGATATATTTAAAATTTCTGAATCAGGTCTTTGAAGAAGTAGAGCCTTCTAAAATTGTAGATATTTCTGTTGGTGTATTCAGAATTCCAAAGGATTATCTCAAGAGAATGAAAAGGGTCTTTATCAATGAAATTACTCTTTTTCCTTATGAAGAAGACCAAAATGTGTGCACTTATCCTTATGATTTAAAAAAAGAAATGATGGATGTTTTTCTCTCAAACCTTAGAAAATTTGTCCACCAGTCAAAAATTTTTGTGATATAA
- the purE gene encoding 5-(carboxyamino)imidazole ribonucleotide mutase, translated as MKKPLVGIIMGSDSDLPVMKEAAKVLENFGIEYEITIVSAHRTPERMFKYAKEAELRGIEVIIAGAGGAAHLPGMVASISSLPVIGVPVKTSSLNGLDSLMSIVQMPAGVPVATVAINNAKNAGILAAQILSIKYPQIRQKIIEYKEKMKKEVEEKAKNLENIGYEEYLGRKQNG; from the coding sequence ATGAAAAAACCACTTGTTGGAATTATTATGGGGAGCGATTCTGACCTTCCTGTTATGAAAGAGGCAGCAAAAGTTCTAGAAAATTTTGGAATAGAGTATGAGATTACAATTGTTTCTGCTCACAGAACTCCTGAGAGGATGTTCAAATATGCAAAAGAGGCAGAATTACGAGGTATAGAAGTAATTATTGCTGGGGCTGGCGGTGCTGCGCACCTTCCTGGCATGGTTGCTTCAATTTCATCTTTACCGGTCATTGGTGTTCCAGTAAAAACATCTTCTTTAAATGGTCTGGATTCTCTTATGTCAATTGTGCAGATGCCAGCAGGAGTGCCTGTTGCCACTGTTGCAATTAATAATGCTAAAAATGCCGGAATTTTAGCAGCTCAAATCCTGAGTATAAAATATCCTCAGATTAGGCAAAAGATAATTGAGTATAAAGAGAAAATGAAAAAAGAGGTAGAAGAAAAAGCCAAGAACTTAGAAAATATTGGGTATGAAGAGTATCTTGGGAGGAAGCAAAATGGATAA
- a CDS encoding 5-(carboxyamino)imidazole ribonucleotide synthase produces the protein MFFEEFVVNYIWKGEMKSKMHRSTFSFPIKKIGIIGGGQLGKMLAQKAKQMGFYVISLDPSPECPAASVSDELIVSDFYNPEKLKELVEKSDITTYEIEHINTAVLKDLYDKGYHIYPSPYCLEVIQDKYKQKQMFKSANLPVPRFEKVTHLDVSFFEKFGFPCVQKASKGGYDGRGVVVINDKEDLNKVLETESFVEELVDIKKELAVMVARNKRGDVKSYPVVEMVFEQSANILDFLVAPARIDEKIAQRAREVAIKVVEALDGVGVFGVELFLTKDDEILINEVAPRPHNSGHYTIEACVTSQFEQHIRAICDLPLGSTKQLSPAVMINLLGEKDYKGRPKIEGLAESLSIEGVSFHFYGKKMTAPFRKMGHVTILDENLEVAIEKAKRVKEVLKIKAEV, from the coding sequence TTGTTTTTTGAAGAGTTTGTGGTAAACTATATTTGGAAAGGAGAGATGAAAAGCAAAATGCATCGCAGCACTTTTAGTTTTCCCATAAAGAAAATTGGAATTATTGGTGGCGGACAGCTGGGTAAGATGCTTGCGCAAAAGGCAAAACAGATGGGCTTTTATGTCATCTCTTTAGATCCCAGCCCTGAGTGTCCTGCAGCTTCGGTTTCTGATGAGCTGATTGTAAGTGATTTTTACAACCCTGAAAAGTTAAAAGAACTTGTTGAAAAAAGCGATATCACCACTTATGAGATAGAACATATCAACACAGCAGTGTTAAAAGATCTTTATGATAAGGGATACCACATTTACCCATCGCCTTATTGTTTGGAAGTCATTCAAGACAAATACAAACAAAAGCAAATGTTCAAAAGTGCAAACCTTCCCGTACCAAGGTTTGAAAAGGTAACTCATTTGGATGTATCTTTTTTTGAGAAGTTTGGTTTCCCGTGTGTCCAAAAGGCTTCAAAAGGCGGCTATGATGGAAGAGGAGTTGTTGTAATAAATGACAAAGAGGATTTAAATAAAGTACTTGAGACAGAATCTTTTGTAGAAGAGTTAGTTGACATAAAAAAGGAATTGGCAGTGATGGTTGCCAGGAACAAAAGAGGAGATGTGAAAAGCTATCCTGTTGTTGAGATGGTTTTTGAGCAGTCAGCAAACATTCTTGATTTTTTAGTTGCACCGGCAAGGATTGACGAAAAGATAGCACAAAGAGCAAGAGAAGTAGCAATCAAAGTGGTTGAAGCGCTGGATGGTGTTGGTGTGTTTGGAGTTGAGTTGTTTTTGACAAAGGATGACGAAATTTTGATAAATGAAGTTGCTCCAAGACCACATAACTCTGGACATTATACAATAGAAGCATGCGTGACAAGTCAGTTCGAACAGCATATAAGAGCAATCTGTGACTTGCCACTCGGCTCCACAAAGCAACTTTCACCGGCTGTCATGATAAACCTCTTGGGCGAAAAAGATTATAAAGGAAGACCAAAGATAGAGGGCTTGGCAGAAAGTTTGTCTATAGAAGGAGTTTCGTTTCATTTCTACGGTAAGAAGATGACAGCACCTTTTAGAAAAATGGGGCATGTGACAATACTTGATGAAAATTTAGAAGTAGCAATTGAAAAAGCAAAGAGAGTTAAAGAAGTGCTCAAAATTAAAGCGGAGGTGTAA
- a CDS encoding DUF4914 family protein yields the protein MIKLLNLKVKDEVYEILSSCKGIIMPEKRLDFIDLSLGGKDNMVFEVKYEVEGKGEVVEAIVTRCKNGIVVNYPDVYMRRRDPDSLIIGDDGETDKQRYKDIYGDNFETVRKETFEWLKKQELVVYGFYAGGKEHGYPALVIAPLNAAFFGFALADIQGFIPKTEFEKIDVFEPKAVIYVAPPFRHTHFNGKQVVVHNRLNGVHEIFSYNLYPGPSAKKGVYGVLLNIGEMEGWVAAHASTVRIVTPYDNVITIMHEGASGGGKSEMCQQMHREKDNRVLLGENIITKERIYLEIKESCEIHPVTDDIALVHPSLQKGSKMVVKDAEQGWFVRLDNIPHYGTDPQLERLCIHPPEPLIFLNLEGVPGSTCLIWEHTMDEPGKPCPNPRVILPRRFIPNIVDEPVEVDIRSFGVRTPPCTKQKPTYGIIGMFHLLPPALAWLWRLVSPRGHANPSITQAEALSSEGVGSYWPFATGLMVKQANLLLEQILQFTKTQYILIPNQHIGAYKVGFMPQWITREYLAKRGNVKLRPDQLKPAKLPLLGWALEYMKVEGTYIPKFLLQVDLQQEVGEEGYMEGAKILTEFFKKEIIKFKTLDLHPLGRKIIECCLDDGSLDDYVSLIK from the coding sequence ATGATCAAGCTTCTAAACTTAAAGGTAAAAGATGAAGTGTATGAAATTTTAAGCAGCTGCAAGGGAATAATTATGCCAGAAAAGAGACTTGATTTTATAGATTTATCCCTTGGTGGAAAAGATAATATGGTGTTTGAGGTGAAATATGAGGTAGAAGGTAAGGGTGAAGTAGTTGAGGCGATAGTTACAAGATGTAAAAATGGTATTGTTGTAAATTATCCGGATGTGTACATGAGAAGAAGAGACCCAGATAGCTTAATTATTGGTGATGATGGTGAAACTGACAAACAACGATATAAAGACATTTATGGAGACAATTTTGAAACAGTGAGGAAAGAAACATTTGAATGGCTGAAAAAACAAGAATTGGTAGTATACGGTTTCTATGCTGGAGGAAAGGAACATGGATATCCTGCTTTGGTCATAGCTCCGCTCAATGCTGCATTTTTTGGATTTGCGCTTGCTGATATCCAGGGGTTTATTCCAAAAACCGAATTTGAAAAGATTGATGTTTTTGAACCAAAAGCAGTGATATATGTAGCTCCACCTTTTAGACATACACATTTTAACGGAAAACAAGTGGTTGTGCACAATAGGTTAAATGGCGTCCATGAAATATTTTCATATAACTTGTACCCAGGACCAAGTGCTAAAAAGGGAGTATATGGTGTGCTTTTGAACATCGGTGAAATGGAAGGCTGGGTTGCAGCTCATGCTTCAACAGTCAGGATTGTTACACCATATGACAACGTGATAACAATCATGCACGAGGGAGCAAGTGGTGGCGGAAAGAGTGAAATGTGCCAGCAGATGCATAGAGAAAAAGACAATAGAGTTTTGCTTGGAGAAAATATTATAACCAAAGAAAGAATTTACCTTGAGATAAAAGAATCTTGCGAGATACATCCCGTGACAGACGATATAGCACTTGTTCATCCCAGCCTTCAAAAGGGTTCAAAAATGGTTGTAAAAGACGCAGAACAAGGTTGGTTTGTAAGACTTGATAATATTCCACATTACGGTACAGACCCACAGCTTGAAAGGCTTTGCATTCATCCACCGGAGCCGTTAATATTCTTGAACTTAGAAGGTGTGCCTGGTTCAACCTGTCTTATATGGGAACACACAATGGATGAGCCAGGAAAACCTTGCCCTAATCCAAGGGTTATTTTGCCTCGCAGGTTTATTCCGAACATTGTGGATGAACCTGTTGAGGTTGACATACGAAGCTTTGGAGTGAGAACACCACCTTGCACTAAACAAAAGCCGACTTACGGTATTATAGGGATGTTTCACCTTTTACCACCTGCATTGGCATGGCTGTGGAGGCTTGTTAGCCCCCGCGGCCATGCAAATCCAAGCATAACACAGGCAGAAGCATTGAGTTCTGAAGGAGTTGGTTCTTACTGGCCATTTGCAACAGGACTTATGGTAAAGCAAGCAAATCTTTTGCTTGAACAGATTTTGCAGTTTACAAAAACTCAGTATATTCTCATTCCAAACCAGCACATAGGTGCATACAAGGTTGGTTTTATGCCGCAATGGATAACAAGAGAGTATTTAGCAAAAAGAGGAAATGTAAAATTAAGACCTGACCAGCTAAAGCCTGCAAAGCTGCCGCTTTTGGGATGGGCACTTGAATACATGAAAGTTGAAGGAACTTATATACCAAAGTTTTTACTCCAGGTTGACCTTCAGCAAGAGGTTGGAGAAGAAGGCTATATGGAGGGTGCAAAGATTTTGACAGAATTTTTCAAGAAAGAGATTATAAAATTCAAAACATTGGATTTACATCCCCTTGGAAGAAAAATTATAGAATGCTGCTTGGATGATGGAAGCCTGGATGACTATGTATCTTTGATAAAATAG
- a CDS encoding DUF2294 domain-containing protein produces MTKGQIEAKISEAVSKFEIEYMGRGPKQIKTIITEDIIVVRLIGFLSPTEKKLAQTKEGIELIKKVRATLFENAKDDLANLIKQVIDVDIAGIYSDVNTVNGEKVIVITLNENLEKKLSQ; encoded by the coding sequence ATGACAAAAGGGCAGATTGAAGCAAAGATTAGTGAGGCAGTAAGCAAGTTCGAAATAGAATACATGGGCAGAGGGCCAAAGCAGATCAAAACTATAATTACAGAGGATATTATTGTGGTAAGACTAATTGGTTTTTTAAGTCCTACAGAAAAAAAGCTTGCACAAACTAAGGAAGGCATTGAACTTATCAAAAAGGTGAGAGCAACTTTGTTTGAGAATGCAAAAGATGATTTGGCAAACTTAATAAAACAGGTAATTGATGTTGATATTGCGGGCATTTACTCAGATGTGAACACAGTAAATGGTGAAAAAGTAATTGTAATAACCCTAAATGAAAACTTAGAAAAAAAATTAAGTCAGTAA
- the hcp gene encoding hydroxylamine reductase, with translation MIQTDMFCFQCEQTAGGKGCTKVGVCGKDSRVATLQDLLLYQLKGIAYLGSKILAEGKKIDEGTTKFMMDALFSTLTNVNFDEKRFVRYILEADSVKENLKNQVSNLDNLPAAVYYRPPEDVEKMIADGKKVGILADDIDEDIRSLRELLIYGLKGMAAYAHHAYRLGYKDDDVNNFFFTALAKTLDSNLSTDELYNLCMELGKKNFRCMEILDKAHTETFGHPRPTEVLISKKKGPFIIVSGHDLKDLKELLEQTEGKGINIYTHGEMLPAHGYPELKKYKHLVGNYGGAWQDQQKEFDGIPGCILMTTNCLQKPRDSYKDRIFTTGVVGFDSVAHIEEVNGKKDFTPIIQKALELGGWQEDEEEKKILVGFAHNTVLGVANKIIEAVKSGQIKHFFLIGGCDGAKPGRNYYTEFAEKTPKDTLILTLACGKYRFNKKDFGMVAEFPRLLDVGQCNDAYSAIIIAIELAKAFGVDVNELPLTLVLSWFEQKAVAILLTLLSLGIKNIYLGPSLPAFVSPNILQVLVERFNIKPISNPENDLNEILSKK, from the coding sequence ATGATTCAAACTGATATGTTTTGTTTCCAATGCGAGCAGACAGCAGGTGGGAAAGGCTGCACAAAGGTAGGTGTTTGTGGGAAAGACAGCAGAGTTGCTACACTTCAGGATCTTCTCTTATATCAGTTAAAAGGTATTGCGTACTTGGGTAGCAAAATTTTAGCTGAAGGGAAAAAGATTGACGAAGGTACAACCAAATTCATGATGGATGCTCTATTTTCTACCCTTACAAATGTAAATTTTGATGAGAAAAGATTCGTAAGGTATATTCTTGAAGCAGACAGCGTGAAAGAAAATCTAAAAAATCAAGTTTCAAACTTAGATAATCTACCGGCTGCTGTTTACTATCGACCACCAGAAGATGTTGAAAAGATGATAGCAGATGGGAAAAAGGTTGGAATTCTGGCAGATGACATTGATGAGGATATCAGGTCTTTAAGAGAGCTTCTTATTTATGGGTTAAAAGGAATGGCTGCATATGCTCATCATGCATATAGGCTTGGCTACAAGGATGATGATGTGAACAATTTCTTCTTTACGGCGCTTGCAAAAACGCTGGACAGCAACTTGTCAACAGATGAGCTTTACAACCTTTGTATGGAACTTGGAAAGAAGAATTTTAGATGTATGGAAATTTTGGACAAAGCTCACACTGAGACTTTTGGTCATCCACGGCCAACAGAAGTTTTGATTTCCAAGAAAAAAGGACCATTTATAATTGTCTCTGGGCATGATTTGAAAGACTTAAAAGAGCTTTTAGAGCAAACAGAAGGAAAAGGAATAAATATTTATACACACGGTGAGATGCTTCCTGCGCATGGTTATCCAGAGCTAAAGAAGTACAAACATCTTGTTGGTAATTATGGTGGTGCATGGCAAGACCAGCAGAAGGAATTTGACGGTATTCCAGGTTGTATCTTGATGACCACAAACTGTCTGCAAAAACCACGCGACAGTTACAAAGACAGAATATTTACAACGGGTGTTGTTGGGTTTGATAGTGTTGCACACATTGAAGAAGTAAATGGCAAAAAGGATTTCACACCAATTATTCAAAAGGCATTAGAACTTGGTGGTTGGCAGGAAGACGAAGAAGAAAAGAAAATCCTTGTTGGATTTGCTCACAATACTGTGCTTGGTGTTGCAAACAAGATAATTGAGGCTGTAAAAAGTGGTCAGATCAAGCATTTCTTCTTAATTGGTGGATGCGATGGTGCAAAGCCAGGTAGAAACTACTATACAGAGTTTGCTGAAAAAACTCCAAAAGACACGCTTATTTTGACGCTTGCATGTGGAAAGTACAGATTCAATAAGAAAGACTTTGGGATGGTTGCTGAATTTCCAAGACTTTTAGATGTTGGCCAGTGCAACGATGCATATTCTGCAATCATCATTGCAATTGAACTTGCAAAGGCTTTTGGAGTTGATGTAAATGAATTGCCGCTTACACTTGTCCTTTCGTGGTTTGAACAAAAAGCAGTAGCGATACTTTTGACACTGTTGTCCCTTGGTATTAAAAACATCTACTTAGGGCCATCGCTCCCAGCGTTTGTTTCACCAAATATTCTGCAGGTACTTGTTGAGAGATTCAATATAAAACCTATTTCAAACCCAGAGAATGATTTGAACGAAATTTTGTCAAAAAAATAA
- a CDS encoding ATP-binding protein, which yields MIRKIVKINEEKCNGCGLCVNACVEGAIELVNGKAKLVSEEYCDGLGNCLPVCPTGAIEIIEAEAKPFNEKAVEERLNQKKQREQFSCMCPGSQERVIERSSKLEAQEEKNQRVQESKEELSELVNWPVQLNLVNPYAKFFDNAHILIAADCVAYAYASFHRDFMKGKVTIIGCPKLDNIEYYYEKILEIIQSHNIKSITVVKMEVPCCNGIASIVKKAMLQAQKILPYQEVTITTDGGIKE from the coding sequence ATGATAAGAAAGATTGTGAAGATCAACGAGGAAAAGTGCAATGGGTGCGGACTGTGTGTGAATGCTTGTGTTGAAGGAGCAATTGAGCTTGTAAATGGCAAGGCAAAACTTGTCAGTGAAGAATACTGTGACGGACTTGGGAATTGCTTACCTGTTTGTCCAACAGGGGCAATTGAGATAATTGAAGCAGAAGCAAAACCATTCAATGAAAAGGCTGTGGAAGAAAGACTCAATCAGAAAAAACAGCGTGAGCAGTTTTCATGTATGTGTCCTGGTTCTCAGGAGAGAGTAATTGAAAGAAGTAGCAAGCTCGAAGCTCAAGAAGAGAAGAATCAAAGAGTACAAGAGAGCAAAGAAGAGTTATCTGAACTTGTTAACTGGCCGGTGCAGCTAAATCTTGTTAATCCTTATGCAAAGTTTTTTGATAACGCGCATATACTCATTGCTGCTGACTGTGTTGCCTATGCATATGCGTCTTTCCACAGAGATTTTATGAAAGGAAAAGTGACAATAATAGGATGTCCAAAGCTTGACAATATTGAATACTACTATGAAAAAATCTTAGAAATTATTCAAAGTCATAACATAAAGAGCATCACAGTTGTCAAGATGGAAGTTCCTTGTTGCAATGGTATTGCAAGCATAGTTAAAAAGGCCATGCTTCAGGCACAGAAGATTTTGCCGTATCAAGAGGTAACAATTACCACCGATGGTGGTATAAAAGAATAA
- a CDS encoding Crp/Fnr family transcriptional regulator, with translation MHLERVRQSKLFKMMDQSEIKEILDTFHILKKDFEKDQVIVLEGDECSFIGLILSGMVEVKKSSVSGKEYTITTLSQGDTFGEAVIFSSANTFPATIVSKTKTEVIFIPKHAIIEMCKKNEKFLYNFLNLLSDRILLLNAKLKENTLSTLRQKICNFLIEEYKKQKTTKLKLNFTKQELAKIFNVQRPSLSRELIKMKEEGLIDFWGKEIWVKDLEKIEECMYEDA, from the coding sequence ATGCATCTTGAAAGGGTACGTCAAAGTAAGCTGTTTAAGATGATGGATCAAAGCGAAATAAAAGAGATATTGGATACCTTTCATATTCTTAAAAAGGATTTTGAAAAAGACCAGGTGATTGTACTTGAAGGTGACGAATGCAGCTTTATAGGACTTATACTCAGCGGAATGGTTGAAGTGAAGAAAAGCTCTGTCTCAGGCAAAGAATATACTATAACTACATTGTCACAAGGCGATACGTTTGGTGAAGCTGTCATATTTTCTTCGGCAAACACTTTTCCTGCGACAATTGTTTCAAAAACCAAAACAGAAGTTATATTCATTCCAAAGCATGCTATAATTGAGATGTGCAAAAAGAACGAAAAGTTTTTATATAACTTTTTAAATCTTCTTTCAGATAGAATCCTTCTTTTGAATGCAAAACTTAAAGAAAATACTCTTTCTACTTTGAGGCAAAAAATTTGTAATTTTTTAATTGAAGAGTACAAAAAACAGAAAACTACAAAATTAAAACTCAATTTTACAAAGCAAGAGCTTGCTAAAATTTTTAATGTGCAAAGGCCTTCACTTTCAAGAGAGCTTATAAAAATGAAAGAAGAAGGACTAATTGATTTTTGGGGAAAAGAAATTTGGGTCAAAGATCTGGAAAAAATAGAGGAGTGTATGTACGAAGATGCATAA